The sequence below is a genomic window from Pedosphaera parvula Ellin514.
AATCTTCTCAACCGGCAATGCCGTGCTCAACCCGGAAATCGATTCCAGTTTATCCAGTGTCCCTCCCGTGATTCCCAAACCGCGCCCCGAAATCATCGGCACACGAAAACCCAGACATGCCAACAGCGGCGCAAGCGGCAACGAAACCTTGTCTCCCACACCACCCGTTGAATGTTTATCCACCAACGGTCGCGGGTCATTGGGAAACCTCAACACATCACCCGAGTCCCGCATCGCGAGCGTCAAGGCACTCGTCTCCTTGGTATTCAGTCCCTGAAAATAAATAGCCATCAACAACGAGGCCATCTGGTAATCGGGAATATTTCCGGCCGTATAGTTGGAAACAATTTGCCGGATCTGCTCGGTCGTGAACACCTGGCCATCACGTTTTGCTTCGATGAGGGATAAGAAGTTCACGTGGGATTGGTTAACTCTCCATTCCGGCCAGATTGAATTACCTACGTGGAAGCTACTGTGGCCGCATGCGCTTGTTGCTGGCGCTGTTGCTCTTCACGTTGTAGCTCCTCAGCCATCAAAATCGCACCGCCACCGTCCAATCCCTTGCGCGTAACGAGTGAAGCGAGCCCCAGTCCGTATCCCTTCAAACCATTGTGCCATCGAGCGTCGCCGGTTGCCGGGTCGAGACAAAAAACTTCCCCCTGCGTCGTCGCGTAGAGATTCTCACCGTCCAGGACTAAGTGTACATAACCAGAGCCGGCAAGGTGGGTTTGCCAGAGTGTGTCGCCCGTCGAACGATCCAATGCAATGGCCGTCCCCTTAATTCCCACAAAAACCATATTTTCAGTAGGCATATCACCTCTGGTTATCTGCTATGTTCCGACGAGGGTCTACACCCTGAACCGCACTCAGCCCAAAAATTTCTTCGCCGCAATCGTGGCATTATGACCGCCGAAGCCGAAGGAATTATTCAGGATCGCATTCACCTGCAACTCACGCGCCTTGTTCGGCACATAATCCAGATCGCATTCCGGATCAGGATTCTCATAATTGATCGTCGGCGGAACAATATTCGTCTGCAACGCCTTGGCACAAATCGCCATCTCCACCGCACCCGCCGCGCCCAACATGTGACCCGTCGCGCCCTTCGTCGAACTCACCGCCATCTTCTTCGCGTAATCGCCGAAAACCGTCTTGATCGCCTGCGTCTCGCAAATATCACCCTGCGGCGTCGAAGTCCCGTGCGCATTGATATAGGAAATATCCGTCGGATTCAGGCCCGCATTGCGCAAAGCCATCTTCATGCACCGCGCCGCG
It includes:
- a CDS encoding PQQ-binding-like beta-propeller repeat protein; protein product: MPTENMVFVGIKGTAIALDRSTGDTLWQTHLAGSGYVHLVLDGENLYATTQGEVFCLDPATGDARWHNGLKGYGLGLASLVTRKGLDGGGAILMAEELQREEQQRQQQAHAATVAST